A window of the Nocardia sp. NBC_01329 genome harbors these coding sequences:
- the hsaB gene encoding 3-hydroxy-9,10-secoandrosta-1,3,5(10)-triene-9,17-dione monooxygenase reductase subunit, protein MTAPADPADSTGEAAAAQAPIDPRQFRNILGQFCTGITVITTVTDGDTPIGFACQSFAALSLEPPLVLFCPTKGSRSWAAIEADGRFCVNVLAEEQQPVCAKFGSREPDKFGGTDWHTSELGLPRLDNSLATIECRVDSVVDGGDHFIVIGRVLAMSETPATSNGRPLLFYRGQYTAIEPEKTTPAPWRADLDHFLTTTTLDTWL, encoded by the coding sequence GTGACGGCACCAGCGGATCCGGCGGACAGCACGGGGGAAGCGGCCGCGGCGCAGGCCCCCATCGATCCCCGGCAGTTCCGCAATATCCTCGGGCAGTTCTGCACCGGTATCACGGTGATCACCACGGTCACCGACGGTGATACCCCCATCGGTTTCGCCTGCCAGTCCTTCGCCGCGCTCTCCCTGGAACCACCCCTGGTGCTGTTCTGCCCGACCAAAGGGTCCCGTTCATGGGCCGCGATCGAGGCCGACGGGCGTTTCTGTGTCAACGTACTGGCCGAGGAGCAGCAACCGGTCTGCGCGAAATTCGGTTCCCGCGAACCGGACAAGTTCGGCGGAACCGATTGGCACACCTCCGAACTGGGCCTGCCCCGGCTCGACAACTCGCTGGCCACCATCGAATGCCGGGTGGACAGCGTGGTCGACGGCGGCGACCATTTCATCGTGATCGGCCGGGTCCTGGCGATGTCGGAGACCCCCGCTACCTCGAACGGCCGCCCGCTGCTGTTCTACCGGGGCCAGTACACCGCCATCGAGCCGGAGAAGACCACCCCGGCCCCCTGGCGCGCCGACCTGGACCATTTCCTCACCACCACGACCTTGGACACCTGGCTCTGA
- a CDS encoding pyridoxamine 5'-phosphate oxidase family protein, whose translation MEHFFALTFGADEQAHQRRRGSFDRYEHAISAAPTPTGMGAAEAEFLQRRDSFYIASTGSNGWPYVQHRGGPAGFVKVTGPTQLVWGESLGNRQYITAGHLDHDDRVAIIAVDYPNRKRLKVLGHARFDPDPAPELLEQLGTNGRLEGLLTVEVVAFDWNCPKFITPRFTADEMRAATEPLRERISQLESELAAHRSSATGPPSS comes from the coding sequence ATGGAACATTTCTTCGCACTGACTTTCGGAGCGGATGAGCAGGCGCATCAGCGCCGACGGGGCTCGTTCGACCGCTACGAACACGCGATTTCCGCCGCGCCCACGCCGACCGGTATGGGCGCGGCGGAAGCCGAGTTCCTACAGCGCCGCGACAGTTTCTACATCGCCTCCACCGGCAGCAACGGCTGGCCCTACGTGCAACACCGCGGTGGGCCGGCGGGCTTCGTGAAAGTAACCGGCCCCACGCAGCTGGTCTGGGGTGAGAGCCTCGGCAACCGCCAGTACATCACCGCCGGCCACCTCGACCACGACGACCGGGTCGCGATCATCGCGGTGGACTATCCGAATCGGAAACGGCTCAAGGTCCTCGGTCACGCGCGATTCGATCCGGATCCCGCACCCGAACTACTCGAACAACTCGGGACGAACGGCCGACTCGAAGGCCTTCTGACCGTCGAGGTCGTCGCATTCGACTGGAACTGCCCCAAGTTCATCACTCCGCGCTTCACCGCCGACGAAATGCGGGCCGCCACCGAACCACTACGAGAACGGATCAGCCAACTCGAGTCGGAGCTGGCCGCACATCGGAGCAGCGCCACCGGTCCACCGTCATCGTGA
- a CDS encoding type II toxin-antitoxin system Phd/YefM family antitoxin: MSIVTSRDFNHDVTAAKRAAGRGPVIITDHGRPSHVLLTFADYQELTRTGLSLADAFTMNDHIDFEPVRPSDSLREVDL, from the coding sequence ATGAGTATCGTAACTTCCCGCGACTTCAACCACGATGTGACTGCCGCGAAGCGGGCGGCCGGCCGCGGGCCGGTGATCATCACAGACCACGGCCGACCGTCTCATGTGCTTCTGACCTTCGCCGACTACCAGGAGCTCACTCGGACCGGACTTTCACTGGCGGACGCCTTCACAATGAACGATCACATCGACTTCGAGCCGGTGCGGCCCTCGGACTCGCTCCGCGAGGTCGATCTGTGA
- a CDS encoding nuclear transport factor 2 family protein — protein MSITTSTSTRAAVEELLRAIGAGDPELIAELYAERGDWKLNWPEAEHGRAATPWIRHRATRADAAAHYREIAEHHVPEQVATEVERILVDGNDAVVIGEIRQTARSTGRAYRARFAMHLTFEDGLVTRHHIYEDSLAVAQAFDADGR, from the coding sequence ATGTCCATAACCACATCGACGAGCACAAGGGCCGCGGTCGAGGAGCTACTGCGCGCGATCGGGGCGGGCGATCCCGAGCTCATCGCCGAGCTGTACGCCGAGCGTGGCGATTGGAAGCTGAACTGGCCGGAGGCCGAGCACGGTCGCGCCGCCACGCCCTGGATCCGTCACCGGGCCACCCGGGCCGACGCGGCCGCCCACTATCGCGAAATCGCCGAGCACCACGTGCCGGAGCAGGTGGCGACGGAGGTCGAGCGCATTCTGGTCGACGGAAACGACGCGGTCGTGATCGGCGAGATTCGCCAGACTGCTCGGTCCACCGGACGTGCGTACCGCGCACGGTTCGCTATGCACCTCACCTTCGAAGACGGCTTGGTCACCCGGCACCATATCTACGAGGACAGCCTCGCTGTCGCCCAGGCATTCGACGCCGACGGCCGGTAA
- a CDS encoding type II toxin-antitoxin system VapC family toxin, with product MSFLLDTNVVSELRKGEDRRDRNVDRWARNLSPSDTYLSVITLLELRAGIENKRRCDVAQARALDHWLNEGVLPAYAGRVLDIDQKIAEIAARMHVPHRRPAHDALIAATATAYGLTLATRNEADFRPMGVAFVNPWEEG from the coding sequence GTGAGTTTTCTTCTGGACACCAACGTCGTCTCCGAGCTGCGAAAAGGAGAAGATCGGAGGGACCGGAACGTCGACCGATGGGCACGAAATCTATCGCCCTCGGACACGTACCTCTCGGTGATCACTCTGCTCGAACTCCGGGCCGGGATCGAAAATAAACGCCGCTGCGATGTGGCGCAGGCCCGAGCGCTCGATCACTGGCTGAACGAAGGAGTGCTGCCGGCCTACGCAGGCAGGGTGCTCGATATCGATCAGAAAATCGCGGAGATCGCGGCCCGCATGCACGTCCCCCACCGGCGGCCGGCTCACGACGCCTTGATCGCTGCCACGGCCACCGCGTACGGCCTGACCCTCGCCACGCGCAACGAGGCCGACTTCCGGCCGATGGGAGTCGCCTTCGTCAACCCTTGGGAAGAAGGCTGA
- a CDS encoding TetR/AcrR family transcriptional regulator, translated as MPDETDALQVLAAADRLFNDRGVQAVGMDSIRDAANVPLKRLYQHYPSKADLVCAVLAQRDRDVRSAIAEFVDARTRTPRERVLAVFDFLLDWFEEPGFRGCLFINTVGELGGTSDEVGRIARSHKLAVRDYLADLVAECSLPVGLADQLMILANGAMVTAALHDEPQAARQARAAAEVLLAAAEERDGSSA; from the coding sequence GTGCCGGATGAAACCGACGCGCTACAGGTACTCGCCGCAGCCGACCGGTTGTTCAATGACCGAGGTGTGCAGGCGGTCGGGATGGACAGCATTCGCGACGCCGCGAACGTGCCGTTGAAGCGCCTCTACCAGCACTACCCCTCCAAAGCCGATCTGGTGTGTGCGGTATTGGCGCAGCGCGACCGTGACGTGCGTAGTGCGATTGCCGAATTTGTGGACGCGCGGACCCGCACGCCGCGGGAGCGGGTCCTCGCGGTGTTCGACTTCTTGCTCGACTGGTTCGAAGAACCCGGTTTCCGGGGCTGCCTGTTCATCAACACCGTCGGGGAACTGGGCGGTACCTCCGACGAGGTCGGCCGGATCGCACGCAGTCACAAACTCGCTGTGCGTGACTATCTGGCCGACCTCGTCGCCGAATGCTCACTTCCCGTGGGCCTGGCCGATCAGCTCATGATTCTCGCCAACGGCGCCATGGTGACCGCCGCTCTGCACGATGAGCCGCAGGCAGCGCGCCAAGCGCGCGCCGCGGCCGAGGTCTTGCTCGCCGCGGCCGAAGAACGTGACGGATCGTCGGCCTGA
- a CDS encoding MerR family transcriptional regulator produces the protein MRIGELAQRTGVSERSLRYYEEQRLLTAERTPGGHRDYPEQAVDQVVQIQELFAAGLCSKKIVQILPCMPDTDGGANEYATPELVGELEVERKRIDGMIADLLRSRGVLDEVIERAGAGFTTTAE, from the coding sequence ATGCGCATCGGGGAACTGGCGCAGCGGACCGGAGTCAGTGAACGGTCATTGCGTTACTACGAGGAGCAGCGGCTGCTCACGGCCGAACGTACACCGGGTGGGCATCGCGACTACCCCGAGCAGGCAGTGGATCAGGTCGTGCAGATCCAGGAGCTGTTCGCCGCCGGACTGTGCAGTAAGAAGATCGTGCAGATCCTGCCCTGCATGCCCGATACCGACGGCGGCGCGAACGAATACGCGACACCGGAACTGGTCGGAGAACTGGAGGTCGAGCGCAAGCGCATCGACGGGATGATCGCCGATCTGCTCCGCTCCCGCGGGGTACTCGACGAGGTGATCGAACGGGCGGGCGCGGGTTTCACGACCACAGCCGAGTGA
- a CDS encoding FAD-binding protein, which produces MTHEWDLAADVVVVGYGAAGAATALQATEDGAQVLVLDRFTGGGATALSGGIIYAGGGTWVQRAGGVEDTPELMLAYLEREVGDAVSPATLRRFVDDSPAMIDWLTGHGVPFEASLCPYKTSYPNNDYYLYYSGSEISGAFADITPAQRGHRVKGWGTSGKKLFAPLARSAELAGVRVESLTTATALVTDDTGAVVGVECRTLRDAPARVKTRYIRMAAVAAKPGIYYPPLRRALEKQLARLDRRYGTTIRVLARRGVVLTAGGFIANREMLHAYAPAYKNGLALGSSGDDGSGIELGRSVGAATDRMSNVSAWRFLLPPSSFAGAMLVDGKGQRVIDETRYGAAVGDALINRHDGIGWLLADDALMRTAISQIGPQAAWFQRMQFEVMRRKAERGKTLDEVAAAAGVDPTGLRETVAAHNSAFATGAPDPVGKPAEYVRPVGAGPYWMLDVSIAPSLTNPCPMFTVGGLAVDEQTGAVRDTRGGVIPGLYAAGRTAAGICVNSYVSGLSLSDCVFSGRRAGRSVAGGSAVGEGTPGAETSQGR; this is translated from the coding sequence GCGGCCACCGCCTTGCAGGCCACGGAGGACGGAGCCCAGGTCCTGGTACTGGACCGTTTCACCGGCGGGGGAGCGACCGCCCTGTCCGGCGGCATCATCTACGCGGGTGGCGGTACCTGGGTGCAGCGCGCGGGTGGGGTCGAGGACACCCCGGAACTGATGCTCGCCTACCTCGAACGCGAGGTCGGCGACGCTGTCTCCCCGGCGACTCTGCGCCGCTTCGTCGACGACAGTCCCGCCATGATCGACTGGCTGACCGGGCACGGGGTGCCGTTCGAAGCGTCGCTGTGCCCGTACAAGACCTCCTACCCGAACAACGACTACTACCTCTACTACTCCGGTAGCGAGATCTCCGGCGCGTTCGCCGATATCACCCCTGCTCAGCGCGGTCATCGGGTCAAAGGTTGGGGTACTTCCGGCAAGAAACTGTTCGCGCCGCTGGCCCGCTCGGCAGAGCTCGCGGGGGTGCGGGTCGAATCGCTCACCACCGCCACTGCCCTGGTCACCGATGACACCGGCGCGGTCGTGGGAGTCGAATGCCGGACCCTGCGCGACGCCCCCGCGCGCGTCAAGACCCGTTACATACGGATGGCCGCGGTCGCCGCCAAACCCGGTATCTACTACCCGCCGCTGCGCCGGGCTCTGGAGAAGCAGCTGGCCCGGCTGGATCGGCGGTACGGAACCACCATCCGGGTCCTCGCCCGGCGCGGGGTGGTGCTGACAGCGGGCGGTTTCATCGCCAACCGCGAGATGCTGCACGCCTACGCGCCCGCCTACAAGAACGGACTGGCCCTCGGCAGCTCCGGTGACGACGGCAGCGGGATCGAACTGGGTCGCAGTGTCGGCGCCGCGACCGACCGGATGAGCAATGTATCGGCCTGGCGATTCCTGCTGCCGCCGAGCTCGTTCGCGGGCGCGATGCTGGTCGACGGCAAAGGACAGCGGGTCATCGACGAGACCCGCTACGGTGCCGCGGTCGGCGATGCCCTGATCAACCGGCACGACGGTATCGGCTGGTTGCTCGCCGACGACGCCCTCATGCGGACGGCGATCTCCCAGATCGGGCCGCAGGCGGCCTGGTTCCAGCGGATGCAGTTCGAGGTGATGCGGCGCAAGGCCGAGCGGGGGAAGACCCTCGACGAGGTGGCAGCCGCCGCCGGTGTGGACCCGACGGGCCTGCGGGAGACCGTCGCCGCGCACAACAGCGCCTTCGCGACCGGCGCACCCGACCCGGTGGGTAAGCCCGCCGAGTACGTCCGCCCGGTAGGTGCGGGCCCGTACTGGATGCTCGACGTCTCCATCGCACCGAGCCTGACCAATCCGTGCCCGATGTTCACCGTCGGCGGTCTCGCGGTCGACGAGCAGACCGGTGCGGTCCGCGATACCCGCGGCGGCGTGATACCGGGTCTGTACGCGGCGGGCCGGACGGCAGCGGGGATCTGCGTGAACTCCTACGTCAGCGGACTTTCCCTGTCGGACTGCGTTTTCTCCGGCCGGCGCGCGGGCCGGAGTGTGGCGGGGGGATCGGCCGTTGGGGAAGGTACGCCCGGAGCGGAGACATCCCAGGGGAGATAG
- a CDS encoding alkene reductase, with protein MTTTAAPDLFAPTRLAGLELPHRLVMAPLTRNRAEADGTPSELMAAYYAQRAGAGLIIAEAATPNQVGQTYANIPGIHRAEHIVGWRRVTDAVHAAGGRMFLQLQHGGRVGHPDNSGLVPVAPSPIPLPETVHTPSGRQPAVTPRELSVAEIGSTVADFVAAAHNAVEAGFAGVEVHSANGYLLHQFLAENTNRRTDAYGGPVENRIRFTVEVVRAVAAAIGPKRVGLRISPANPANGIAEGDTGAIYPALVTALAGLGLAYLHIVRIDPEDPLLRQIREIWPGSLVANPAKSGDTRDPRALTVEAERLLAAGADHIALGRSFLANPDLVERLRIGAPLNAIRDAHLMYVGGAEGYTDYPTLAQA; from the coding sequence ATGACAACCACAGCAGCCCCCGATCTATTCGCTCCCACCCGCCTGGCCGGACTCGAATTGCCGCATCGCCTGGTCATGGCCCCGTTGACCCGTAACCGCGCCGAAGCCGACGGGACCCCCTCCGAGCTGATGGCGGCCTATTACGCCCAGCGGGCCGGAGCAGGTCTGATCATCGCCGAGGCCGCGACCCCCAACCAGGTGGGCCAGACCTACGCCAATATCCCCGGTATCCACCGGGCCGAGCACATCGTCGGCTGGCGCCGCGTCACCGACGCGGTCCACGCCGCGGGCGGCCGGATGTTCCTGCAACTCCAGCACGGCGGCCGGGTCGGCCATCCCGACAACAGCGGCCTGGTCCCGGTGGCTCCCTCACCGATTCCGCTCCCCGAGACCGTGCACACTCCGTCGGGCCGTCAACCCGCCGTGACACCGCGCGAACTCTCGGTCGCCGAGATCGGCTCGACGGTCGCCGATTTCGTCGCCGCCGCGCACAACGCCGTCGAGGCCGGGTTCGCCGGGGTGGAAGTGCACAGCGCCAACGGCTACCTGCTGCATCAGTTCCTGGCCGAGAACACCAACCGGCGAACCGATGCCTATGGTGGCCCGGTCGAGAACCGGATCCGTTTCACAGTCGAGGTCGTGCGGGCGGTGGCGGCGGCCATCGGCCCGAAGCGGGTGGGGTTGCGTATTTCCCCGGCGAACCCCGCCAACGGGATAGCCGAAGGTGATACCGGCGCCATCTATCCGGCACTCGTCACCGCACTCGCCGGCCTGGGCCTGGCCTACCTGCATATCGTCCGGATCGATCCGGAGGACCCGTTGCTGCGGCAGATCCGGGAGATCTGGCCCGGCAGCCTCGTCGCCAACCCGGCGAAATCGGGCGATACCCGCGACCCCCGTGCCCTCACAGTCGAGGCCGAGCGCCTGCTCGCCGCCGGAGCCGACCATATCGCCCTGGGCCGCTCCTTCCTGGCCAACCCCGACCTGGTCGAACGTCTGCGTATCGGTGCGCCCTTGAACGCGATACGGGACGCGCACCTGATGTATGTGGGTGGTGCCGAGGGCTACACCGACTATCCGACGCTCGCGCAAGCGTGA
- a CDS encoding nuclear transport factor 2 family protein, with product MTDTRPPYPPFTAATALQKVRAAENAWNTRDPQRVALAYTPDSVWRNRDQFVTGRDEIVAFLTAKWERELDYALRKQLWSFNENHIAVRFQYEWHDTTGQWWRSYGNELWEFDDHGLMRRREASINDVAIAETDRRIHGPRAEHEYEVDIPLR from the coding sequence ATGACCGATACGCGACCACCGTACCCTCCGTTCACCGCGGCCACCGCGCTCCAGAAGGTCCGCGCCGCGGAGAACGCGTGGAACACCCGGGACCCACAGCGGGTCGCCCTGGCGTACACCCCGGACTCGGTCTGGCGGAATCGCGATCAGTTCGTCACCGGGCGCGATGAGATCGTCGCGTTCCTGACTGCCAAGTGGGAGCGAGAGCTGGACTACGCACTCCGCAAGCAGCTGTGGAGTTTCAACGAGAACCACATCGCGGTCCGCTTCCAGTACGAATGGCACGACACCACGGGTCAGTGGTGGCGCAGCTACGGCAACGAACTGTGGGAGTTCGACGATCACGGGCTGATGCGGCGCCGGGAAGCGAGCATCAACGATGTCGCGATCGCCGAAACCGACCGAAGGATCCACGGGCCGCGAGCCGAGCACGAATACGAGGTGGACATTCCGCTTCGGTAG